A stretch of DNA from Curtobacterium sp. MCBD17_035:
CGCTCCGCGGACGACATGTGTCGATCGTACGTCTTGCATGCAAGTGTCCGTGCAGCTTGTCCGAGGAGCATGTGAACATCGCGTTTCCGGCCCGGACTCCCGAGGTCCCACCGCGTAGATTGACGGGACGGCGTCGACGGCGACGTCCGACTGGAGGGACCGCCATGGAGAGGATCACGCGAGCCGAGGACCGTGTCCACCGCCCCGCTGGGCCCTGGACACCGACCGTCCACCGGCTGCTCGCACACCTCCACGAGCGCGGGTTCGTGGAGGCGCCGGAGCCGATCGCGCTCGGTGAGGTGCTCGAGACCGTGTCGTTCATCCCCGGTCTCGCGGGTGAGTACCCCTGGACCGACGACGTCGCGTCCGAGGCCGCGCTCGTCACCGCGGCCCGGCTGCTGCGCAACTACCACGACGCCGCTGCCACCTACGCGGTGGCGGCGGACGACGTGTGGTCCCAAGCCGACCGCGCTCCTGTCGAGACGATCTGCCACGGCGACTTCGCCCCGTACAACTGCGTGTTCGACGGCCGGGCCGCGGTCGGGATCATCGACTTCGACACGGCCCACCCCGGGCCGCGGGTGTGGGACGTCGCGTCGGCGGTCTACCGGTTCGCGCCGCTGACGACCGGGGACACCCCGGTGACGCGTCTCGACGACCAGCTCGCCCGTGCGGCCGAGTTCTGCCGCGCCTACGACCTCGACGCGCCCAGCCGAGCCGGGCTCGTCGAGGCCGTGGTCGCGGGCCTCGTCGCCCTCGTGACGACCATCGAGTCCGAGGCCGCCGCCGGGGACCCGAAGTTCGCCCGGGACCTGGCGGCGGGCCACGCCGAGCTCTACCGCGCCGACGTCGCCTACATCGAGCACCACGCCGACGCCATCCGGGCCGCCGTGGCCTGAGCAGGGCTCCACGCGGGCGGCACCGCACCGGCACGCAGCCCGCGCCCAGCGGGAGCACGGCGAGCCCACGGCGAACACGGGGCGTCCTCCGCGCGGCGAGCCGGTAGTGTTCCACCGCCATGAGCGACAGCCCTGCCGACGCCACCCCGTACGAGGTGCTCGGCGTCCCCGCCTCCGCCGACGACGACACCCTCCGGCGCGCCTACCGCCGGGCTGCCCGCGAGACCCATCCGGACCTCGGTGGGGACGCGCGCTCGTTCCGCCTGTTGCAAGAGGCGTGGGAACGCGTCGGCACCCCCGAGGCGCGCCG
This window harbors:
- a CDS encoding aminoglycoside phosphotransferase family protein; the protein is MERITRAEDRVHRPAGPWTPTVHRLLAHLHERGFVEAPEPIALGEVLETVSFIPGLAGEYPWTDDVASEAALVTAARLLRNYHDAAATYAVAADDVWSQADRAPVETICHGDFAPYNCVFDGRAAVGIIDFDTAHPGPRVWDVASAVYRFAPLTTGDTPVTRLDDQLARAAEFCRAYDLDAPSRAGLVEAVVAGLVALVTTIESEAAAGDPKFARDLAAGHAELYRADVAYIEHHADAIRAAVA